One Brassica napus cultivar Da-Ae chromosome C4, Da-Ae, whole genome shotgun sequence genomic region harbors:
- the LOC106363941 gene encoding AT-hook motif nuclear-localized protein 20, whose protein sequence is MSNPWWTNQSGLAGMVDHSTSSSHHHQSLLTKGDLGIAMNPSQENDQDDEDDPREGAVEVVNRRPRGRPPGSKNKPKAPVFVTRDSPNALHSHVMEISDGSDVADTIAHFSRRRQRGVCVISGTGSVANVTLRQAAAPGGVVSLQGRFEILSLTGAFLPGPAPPGSTGLTVYLAGVQGQVLGGSVVGPLVAIGSVMVIAATFSNATYERLPIEDEEDGGGGAVGGSRQIHGGGDSPPGIGSSLPDPSGMAGPGYNLPPHLIPNGAGQLGHEPYNWVHARPPY, encoded by the coding sequence ATGTCAAATCCTTGGTGGACGAACCAAAGTGGTTTAGCCGGCATGGTGGACCACTCAACCTCCTCCAGCCATCACCACCAAAGTCTTCTTACAAAAGGAGATCTTGGTATAGCTATGAATCCGAGCCAAGAAAACGACCAAGATGACGAAGACGACCCTAGAGAAGGAGCGGTCGAAGTGGTCAACCGTAGACCAAGAGGCAGACCACCAGGATCCAAAAACAAACCCAAAGCTCCAGTCTTTGTGACAAGAGATAGCCCGAACGCACTCCATAGCCATGTCATGGAGATCTCCGACGGCAGCGACGTCGCCGACACAATCGCTCACTTCTCAAGACGCAGGCAACGCGGCGTTTGCGTTATTAGCGGAACAGGCTCAGTAGCCAACGTCACCCTCCGTCAAGCTGCCGCACCAGGAGGGGTCGTCTCACTCCAGGGAAGGTTCGAGATCTTATCTTTAACCGGTGCTTTTCTTCCTGGACCTGCCCCACCCGGATCAACTGGTTTAACGGTTTACTTAGCCGGggtccaagggcaggttcttgGAGGTAGCGTTGTGGGCCCTCTTGTGGCCATAGGGTCAGTCATGGTTATTGCTGCAACTTTCTCTAACGCTACTTATGAGAGGTTGCCTATTGAAGATGAGGAagacggtggtggtggtgccGTTGGCGGCTCAAGACAGATTCATGGAGGCGGAGACTCGCCGCCCGGAATCGGGAGTAGCCTGCCTGATCCGTCGGGGATGGCTGGACCGGGCTATAATTTACCACCGCATCTGATTCCAAATGGAGCTGGTCAGCTAGGGCACGAACCGTATAATTGGGTTCATGCACGACCACCATACTGA